One stretch of Tissierellales bacterium DNA includes these proteins:
- the cbiQ gene encoding cobalt ECF transporter T component CbiQ: MTKFNPMAKFLFAIGSLFISIAINNIYINLAILIIMFMMTTVIARIPIKAYIKLYIVPVIFLLFSIIPILISIGKTNEFIYSVNIGKYYFGLNKETIYTALMTASRSIACISATYFLALTTPINQLIKIFKKLKVPNFIIELIILIYRFIFIFLEEIKEIYIAQEMRYGYYGTKNSFKSFGILIKSLFVGVFLNYEDMVIALESKLYDGEFKIG, encoded by the coding sequence TTGACAAAATTTAATCCTATGGCAAAGTTTTTATTTGCCATAGGAAGCCTTTTTATATCTATAGCTATAAATAATATATATATTAATTTAGCTATATTAATAATTATGTTTATGATGACTACTGTAATAGCAAGAATACCAATTAAGGCTTATATTAAGCTTTACATTGTGCCAGTTATTTTTCTTTTATTCAGTATAATTCCTATCCTTATAAGTATAGGAAAAACTAATGAATTTATTTACTCTGTTAATATTGGTAAATATTATTTTGGTTTGAATAAAGAAACAATTTATACAGCTTTAATGACTGCTTCACGGTCAATTGCCTGTATCTCTGCAACTTATTTTTTGGCATTAACTACGCCGATTAACCAACTTATTAAGATATTTAAAAAGTTAAAAGTACCTAATTTTATAATAGAATTAATAATATTAATTTATAGGTTTATCTTTATCTTTCTAGAAGAAATTAAGGAAATATATATAGCCCAAGAAATGAGATATGGATATTATGGTACAAAAAATAGTTTTAAATCCTTTGGGATTCTGATAAAATCTTTATTTGTAGGAGTTTTTTTAAATTATGAAGATATGGTAATAGCTTTAGAAAGTAAATTATATGATGGAGAGTTTAAAATTGGGTGA
- a CDS encoding sirohydrochlorin cobaltochelatase, translating into MKKGILVVSFGTSYEKTRKLCIRAIEDKIQERFKDYTVRRAFTSNMIIRKLKKRDNLYIDTVDEALKKFREDGFNQVFVQPLHIIPGHEYEKIVKEVEKYNKDKVFDKLKLGEPLLYNEEDYSYVIRALEKDIDSLKEEEKLILMGHGTDHNANKCYKILEEKLREKGYKNVYIGTAEGYQPIEEIIPLLKERKSKEVNLQPFMLVAGDHVLNDMVGKEDSWKVKLENKGFIVGSKIKGLGEKEEFQNIFINKLEYMLY; encoded by the coding sequence ATGAAGAAAGGAATTTTAGTAGTTAGTTTTGGAACCAGTTATGAAAAAACAAGAAAATTATGCATTAGGGCAATAGAGGATAAAATTCAAGAGAGGTTTAAAGATTATACTGTAAGAAGGGCTTTTACTTCTAATATGATTATTAGGAAACTGAAAAAGCGGGATAACCTATATATAGATACTGTAGATGAAGCTCTAAAAAAATTTAGGGAAGATGGATTTAATCAAGTGTTTGTTCAACCATTACATATAATACCAGGTCATGAATATGAGAAAATTGTTAAAGAAGTAGAAAAGTATAATAAAGATAAAGTTTTTGATAAGTTGAAATTAGGTGAACCCTTATTGTATAATGAAGAAGATTATAGCTACGTTATCAGAGCATTAGAAAAAGATATAGATTCATTAAAAGAAGAAGAAAAGTTAATACTGATGGGCCATGGTACAGACCATAATGCAAATAAATGCTATAAAATATTAGAGGAAAAATTGAGAGAAAAAGGATATAAGAATGTATATATAGGCACAGCAGAAGGATATCAACCTATTGAAGAAATTATTCCTTTGTTAAAAGAAAGAAAATCTAAAGAGGTTAATTTACAGCCATTTATGTTAGTAGCAGGAGATCATGTACTTAATGATATGGTAGGAAAAGAAGATTCTTGGAAAGTAAAATTAGAAAATAAGGGATTTATAGTAGGGTCAAAAATAAAGGGGTTAGGTGAAAAGGAAGAATTCCAAAATATATTTATAAATAAACTTGAGTATATGCTATACTAA
- a CDS encoding TetR/AcrR family transcriptional regulator, whose protein sequence is MSRKKFHKRESLIDVAMKEFQKYGYDDASLNQIIQDTDIAKMTFYYHYNSKEELFFSLFDEITLKFEDFKDDYLKKHPRYMENVNILELLKTYSEILIRFIEKNPLYCKFWTSSYLTDNLYIRQKVKEKLIGIIEPPLKKMFDNAFDRKEIRQDIDKDFLFKYFFINLLFTIREIICTVNSCEVNVKKINNIVDDSFKIFEGLLIIEDESYLCSS, encoded by the coding sequence TTGAGTAGAAAAAAATTTCATAAAAGGGAAAGTCTTATAGATGTTGCTATGAAGGAGTTTCAAAAGTATGGTTATGATGATGCATCTTTAAATCAAATTATACAAGATACTGATATTGCGAAAATGACCTTTTATTATCATTATAATAGCAAGGAAGAATTGTTTTTTTCCTTATTTGATGAAATTACCTTGAAATTTGAAGATTTCAAGGACGATTACTTAAAAAAACATCCCCGGTATATGGAGAATGTAAACATACTAGAATTATTAAAAACCTATAGTGAAATATTAATTAGATTCATAGAGAAAAACCCTTTATACTGTAAGTTTTGGACGAGTTCTTATTTAACTGATAATTTATATATTAGGCAGAAGGTAAAAGAAAAATTAATAGGCATAATAGAGCCACCCTTAAAGAAAATGTTTGATAATGCTTTTGATAGAAAAGAAATACGCCAAGATATAGATAAAGATTTTTTATTTAAGTATTTTTTTATAAATCTATTATTTACAATAAGAGAAATTATTTGTACAGTAAATTCATGTGAAGTTAATGTGAAAAAAATAAATAACATAGTAGACGATAGCTTTAAGATATTTGAAGGACTATTAATTATAGAAGATGAAAGTTATCTTTGTAGTAGTTAA
- the hemL gene encoding glutamate-1-semialdehyde 2,1-aminomutase has product MNLDKSKDIYNEAIKYIPGGVNSPVRAFNSVETDPAFIKSGHGSKIKDEDGNTYIDYICSWGPLILGHSNERLLEGIEDILKSGISFGLPTKIEVDMAKHIVEYYNGVEMVRMVNSGTEATMSAIRVARGYTGRDKIIKFEGCYHGHNDSLLVKSGSGTITYGVPTSSGVPADIVKNTIVCRYNDLEDVKKAYEDFGEDIAAIILEPVAGNMGVVPGKKEFLEGLRKITKENGSLLIFDEVITGFRISYGGASEVYGIEPDMACFGKIIGGGFPVGAYGGRREIMEMISPTGPVYQAGTLSGNPLAMHVGYKNLKILEENKNIYKKLEEKAIMIEEGFRKNIEELGINAEIVRFKSMLTLFFGKGPFENYDDVQSCDTEMYAKYFKNMLKRGIMVPPAQFEGMFLSDAHTEEDIEHTIKANYEALKAIK; this is encoded by the coding sequence ATGAATTTAGATAAATCAAAGGATATTTATAATGAAGCTATAAAGTATATTCCTGGGGGAGTAAATAGTCCAGTTAGGGCTTTTAACTCTGTTGAAACAGATCCAGCATTTATTAAAAGTGGACATGGAAGTAAAATAAAAGACGAAGATGGAAATACTTACATTGATTATATTTGTTCCTGGGGTCCTTTAATCCTTGGCCATTCTAATGAAAGGTTATTAGAAGGTATAGAAGATATTTTAAAAAGTGGCATAAGCTTTGGATTGCCGACTAAAATAGAAGTAGATATGGCAAAACATATTGTAGAATATTATAATGGTGTAGAAATGGTGAGAATGGTAAACTCGGGAACAGAAGCTACTATGAGTGCTATAAGAGTAGCAAGAGGATATACTGGTAGGGATAAAATAATAAAATTTGAAGGTTGTTATCATGGACATAATGATTCTTTGTTAGTAAAATCTGGGTCAGGAACTATAACTTATGGAGTACCTACTAGCAGTGGAGTTCCAGCAGATATTGTAAAGAACACTATAGTTTGTAGATATAATGATTTAGAAGATGTGAAAAAGGCTTATGAAGATTTTGGGGAAGACATAGCAGCTATAATACTAGAGCCAGTAGCAGGCAATATGGGAGTAGTTCCTGGAAAGAAAGAATTTTTAGAAGGCCTTAGAAAGATAACTAAAGAAAATGGGTCTCTACTTATATTTGATGAAGTAATAACAGGTTTTAGAATAAGTTATGGTGGAGCTAGTGAAGTCTATGGAATAGAACCAGATATGGCTTGCTTTGGTAAAATAATTGGTGGAGGATTTCCAGTAGGTGCTTATGGTGGAAGAAGAGAGATAATGGAGATGATATCTCCAACAGGTCCAGTTTATCAAGCAGGAACCCTTTCAGGTAATCCATTAGCTATGCATGTTGGATATAAAAATCTAAAAATATTAGAAGAAAATAAAAATATATATAAAAAATTAGAAGAGAAGGCTATTATGATAGAAGAAGGATTTAGAAAAAATATAGAAGAATTAGGAATCAATGCAGAAATAGTAAGGTTTAAAAGTATGTTAACCCTTTTCTTTGGAAAGGGACCTTTTGAAAATTATGATGATGTTCAATCCTGTGATACAGAAATGTATGCTAAATATTTTAAAAATATGTTGAAACGTGGTATAATGGTACCACCAGCACAATTTGAAGGTATGTTTTTGTCGGATGCTCATACTGAGGAAGATATAGAACATACTATCAAGGCTAATTATGAGGCATTAAAAGCTATTAAATAA
- a CDS encoding energy-coupling factor ABC transporter permease → MKDKKLFLLVLLLISFTPSIANAMHIMEGFLPIGWAVFWSIVTIPFLIIGIKNVNGIMKEDTNKKVLLGLAGGFVFVLSALKIPSVTGSCSHPTGVGLGAIIFGPTTMTVIGVIVLLFQALLLAHGGLTTLGANTFSMAIVGPLVSYGIFKAFKKKDSNTSLAVFLAASLGDLATYVITATQLSLAFKDPATGFLGSMGKFLSVFAVTQIPLAIVEGIITVVVYNLLLEYSKEGVLGSEIIQ, encoded by the coding sequence ATGAAGGACAAAAAGTTATTTTTACTAGTGCTATTACTAATTAGTTTTACACCTAGCATTGCAAATGCCATGCACATTATGGAAGGATTTTTGCCCATAGGATGGGCAGTATTTTGGTCCATAGTTACTATTCCATTTTTAATTATAGGTATTAAAAATGTAAATGGCATCATGAAAGAAGACACAAACAAAAAGGTACTACTTGGCTTAGCAGGAGGTTTTGTATTCGTTCTTTCAGCATTGAAAATTCCATCTGTAACAGGCAGTTGCTCTCATCCTACAGGAGTAGGGTTAGGGGCTATAATATTTGGACCTACTACTATGACTGTTATTGGGGTTATTGTATTATTATTTCAAGCATTATTACTTGCTCATGGAGGATTAACTACATTAGGAGCTAATACTTTTTCTATGGCTATTGTAGGGCCTCTAGTTTCTTATGGTATATTTAAAGCTTTTAAAAAGAAGGATTCTAATACATCCCTAGCAGTATTTTTAGCAGCTTCTTTAGGAGATTTAGCTACTTATGTAATTACAGCAACCCAATTATCTTTAGCCTTTAAGGATCCAGCTACAGGTTTTCTAGGGTCTATGGGTAAATTTCTAAGTGTTTTCGCAGTGACTCAAATTCCTTTAGCAATAGTAGAAGGAATTATAACAGTTGTTGTTTATAATTTATTATTAGAATATAGTAAGGAAGGAGTGTTAGGCAGTGAAATCATCCAATAA
- a CDS encoding energy-coupling factor ABC transporter substrate-binding protein, whose amino-acid sequence MKSSNKNILLIILAIVITIIPLIFMSDSEFEGADDQAEDVIGEINPDYEPWFEAFWEPPSGEVESLLFSLQVAIGAGTIGYILGNWKGKKQVADNR is encoded by the coding sequence GTGAAATCATCCAATAAAAATATCTTACTTATTATATTAGCAATAGTAATTACCATTATACCATTAATATTTATGTCAGATTCAGAATTTGAAGGGGCAGATGATCAAGCTGAAGATGTAATAGGAGAAATAAATCCAGATTATGAACCATGGTTTGAAGCCTTTTGGGAACCACCAAGTGGAGAGGTAGAAAGTTTGTTATTTTCCTTACAAGTAGCTATTGGTGCTGGAACCATTGGATATATATTAGGAAATTGGAAAGGAAAAAAGCAAGTTGCTGATAATAGATAA
- the hemB gene encoding porphobilinogen synthase — MDLLNRPRRLRKNETIRSLIRETKLSVEDFIYPIFVEEGTNIKEEIPSMEGIYRYSVDRVLKEVEEVENLGIKSILLFGIPANKDELGTEGYVEDGIVQKATREIKKVFPQMYVITDVCMCEYTSHGHCGILKDNGYVDNDKTLEYLGKIALSHVKAGADMVAPSDMMDGRIEYIRHYLDENGFETIPIMAYSAKYASSFYGPFRDAADSSPAFGDRRSYQMDPANTDEAMREIELDIMEGADIIMVKPALSYLDIIGRAKDNYNIPLAAYNVSGEYSMLKMAVKEGLLDETAILESLLSIKRAGADIIISYFAKDVAKILK, encoded by the coding sequence ATGGATTTATTAAATAGACCCAGAAGACTTAGAAAGAATGAAACTATTAGAAGTTTAATTAGAGAAACTAAACTTTCAGTAGAAGATTTTATCTATCCAATCTTTGTAGAAGAAGGTACAAATATAAAAGAAGAAATACCATCTATGGAAGGAATTTATCGTTATTCAGTAGATAGGGTATTAAAAGAAGTAGAAGAAGTAGAAAATTTAGGAATAAAATCTATATTATTATTTGGAATTCCAGCCAATAAGGATGAATTAGGAACCGAAGGCTATGTTGAAGATGGTATCGTACAAAAAGCTACAAGAGAAATAAAAAAGGTTTTTCCTCAAATGTACGTTATAACTGATGTATGTATGTGTGAATATACTTCTCATGGTCATTGTGGAATACTTAAAGATAATGGTTATGTAGATAATGACAAAACTTTAGAATATTTAGGAAAGATTGCTTTAAGTCATGTTAAGGCAGGAGCAGATATGGTAGCTCCTTCTGATATGATGGATGGTAGAATAGAATATATTAGACATTATTTAGATGAAAATGGCTTTGAGACTATACCTATTATGGCTTATAGTGCTAAATATGCTTCTTCTTTCTATGGTCCTTTTAGAGATGCAGCAGACTCATCTCCTGCTTTTGGAGATAGAAGGTCCTATCAAATGGATCCAGCAAATACAGATGAGGCTATGAGAGAAATTGAATTAGATATAATGGAAGGGGCAGATATAATAATGGTAAAGCCAGCTCTTTCCTATCTTGATATAATAGGAAGAGCAAAAGATAACTATAATATTCCTTTAGCAGCTTATAATGTAAGTGGAGAGTATTCAATGCTTAAGATGGCTGTAAAGGAAGGGCTTTTAGATGAAACAGCTATATTAGAATCTTTGCTTTCAATTAAAAGAGCTGGAGCAGATATTATTATTTCATATTTTGCTAAGGATGTAGCTAAAATACTAAAATAG
- a CDS encoding WG repeat-containing protein: MDRKRFLMVITLLLSIFLLTSCSNKDELDEVGLYPAYTKDKNTKKWGYIDEKGEFKVEPNYELVTEFDNNGLAKVYSNQLVGLINEDGRVILPPEYFEISEVKDGIFTAVGQDGYFIFDKSGLKLFETKDYSAIGESSDELLPVVKKDKEGNTKSGYIDKKGNVVIDPKYSNVWGFKNGRALVKVDEDKHLIIDKEGKELAELPYETVAPDEENEMFIFLNKDKHYGFLNEKGEVAIEPKYSKALPFEDGMAVVSPSDVEDKDKKWGVIDKENNYIIEPKYNSVAYLGEGLFAVTKDKAEVYGEVELTKEAIINKEGKALTDYSYYFVGGVKSPEVKNGYISVYDGEKTFLLDTKGKKAKDLPEIDGKGELEYRGKVIKAAIDDRLGYYTTDGELLWEEDNSYKLLGEGVVKEEKNIPNMLTTIYYPKVENLKNEKVEKQINKKLHKAFVEDVMADFKDVEEGLPLVNVNYDPRRSNDMLIIQKSSYYHNQGAPLGMPMVRTYHIDLNTGEFYELKDIFKKDSNYTEVLDEIIKKQMEEKGTQGELFFVDDYKGIKEDQEFIMFKDYLQIYFYPYEIADYSSGFPAFNIPYEDIMDIIDTQSDAWWAFNSTKSIQGN; the protein is encoded by the coding sequence ATGGATAGGAAAAGATTTTTAATGGTCATTACATTATTATTGTCAATTTTTTTATTAACTTCATGCAGTAATAAAGATGAATTGGATGAAGTAGGTCTATATCCTGCATATACAAAGGATAAAAACACTAAAAAATGGGGCTATATAGATGAAAAGGGAGAGTTTAAAGTAGAACCTAATTATGAATTAGTTACAGAATTTGATAATAATGGATTAGCTAAAGTTTATTCTAATCAACTAGTTGGGTTAATAAATGAGGATGGAAGAGTTATACTACCACCAGAATATTTTGAGATAAGTGAAGTTAAAGATGGAATATTTACTGCAGTAGGCCAGGATGGATATTTTATATTTGATAAAAGTGGATTAAAGTTATTTGAAACTAAAGACTACTCTGCTATAGGTGAATCAAGTGATGAATTATTACCAGTAGTAAAAAAGGATAAGGAAGGTAATACTAAATCTGGATATATAGATAAAAAGGGTAATGTGGTTATAGACCCTAAGTATAGTAATGTTTGGGGATTTAAAAATGGAAGAGCCTTAGTGAAGGTTGATGAAGATAAACACCTTATAATAGATAAAGAAGGTAAAGAATTAGCAGAATTGCCTTATGAAACTGTTGCACCAGATGAAGAAAATGAAATGTTTATATTTCTGAATAAGGATAAACACTATGGCTTCTTAAATGAAAAAGGTGAAGTAGCAATAGAGCCCAAGTATTCAAAGGCATTACCTTTTGAAGATGGAATGGCAGTAGTAAGTCCTTCAGATGTAGAGGATAAAGATAAAAAGTGGGGCGTTATTGATAAAGAAAATAATTATATTATAGAACCTAAATATAATAGTGTAGCTTATTTAGGAGAAGGATTATTTGCTGTTACCAAAGATAAGGCTGAGGTTTATGGAGAAGTAGAACTGACTAAGGAAGCCATTATAAACAAAGAAGGAAAAGCTTTAACGGATTATTCCTATTATTTCGTTGGAGGAGTTAAATCACCAGAAGTAAAAAATGGTTATATTTCTGTTTATGACGGTGAAAAGACTTTTCTTTTAGATACTAAAGGAAAAAAAGCAAAAGATTTACCAGAAATAGATGGTAAAGGAGAATTAGAATATAGGGGTAAGGTAATTAAAGCTGCTATAGATGATAGGTTAGGTTATTATACAACTGATGGGGAATTATTATGGGAAGAAGATAATTCCTATAAATTATTAGGTGAAGGGGTCGTTAAAGAAGAAAAAAATATTCCTAATATGCTTACAACCATTTATTATCCAAAGGTAGAAAATTTAAAAAATGAAAAGGTAGAAAAACAAATAAATAAAAAGCTCCATAAGGCTTTTGTAGAAGATGTAATGGCAGATTTTAAAGATGTGGAAGAAGGACTTCCCTTAGTTAATGTGAACTATGATCCTAGAAGAAGTAACGATATGTTAATTATACAAAAAAGCTCTTATTATCATAATCAAGGAGCACCTTTAGGAATGCCTATGGTAAGAACTTACCATATTGACCTAAATACAGGAGAATTTTATGAGCTTAAAGATATATTTAAAAAAGATAGTAATTATACAGAAGTGTTAGATGAAATTATTAAAAAACAAATGGAGGAGAAAGGTACACAGGGAGAACTATTTTTTGTTGATGATTATAAGGGAATAAAGGAAGACCAAGAATTTATAATGTTTAAAGATTATTTACAAATATATTTTTATCCCTATGAAATAGCAGATTATTCTAGTGGTTTTCCAGCTTTTAATATACCTTATGAAGATATTATGGATATAATTGATACC
- a CDS encoding ATP-binding cassette domain-containing protein, with protein sequence MGDKMLKTEKLTYLYEDGTLALKDIDIDLSKGSRIGIIGENGSGKSTLFLNLIGILKPNKGKVLFNSNSLKYSKKYLREYRKKVNIVFQDPDRQIFYSNIYDDVAFALRNLGYDEKEVSNKVENALERVGAIDFKEKPIHFLSHGQKKRIAIASVLAMDGDIILFDEPTSGLDPSMTRAMINTLKDISEEKTIVISSHNMDLIYELCDYVYVLSEGEVIGNGLVEEVFCNEKVIKKAGLNQPWLVKVHRKLNIPLFKHEEEFFNYWKENIQEGDY encoded by the coding sequence TTGGGTGATAAAATGCTTAAAACAGAAAAGCTAACTTATTTATATGAAGATGGAACTTTAGCATTGAAAGATATAGATATAGACTTAAGTAAGGGGAGCCGTATTGGTATAATTGGAGAAAATGGTTCGGGAAAGTCTACTTTATTTTTAAACCTTATAGGAATACTTAAACCTAATAAAGGTAAGGTATTATTTAATAGTAACTCTTTAAAATACAGTAAAAAATATTTAAGGGAATATAGAAAGAAGGTTAATATAGTATTTCAAGACCCGGATAGACAAATATTTTATTCTAATATATATGATGATGTAGCCTTTGCCTTAAGGAATTTGGGTTATGATGAAAAAGAAGTTTCAAATAAAGTAGAAAATGCTTTAGAAAGAGTAGGTGCAATTGACTTTAAGGAGAAACCTATTCATTTTTTGAGTCATGGTCAGAAGAAAAGAATTGCCATAGCAAGTGTTTTAGCCATGGATGGGGATATAATTCTTTTTGATGAACCTACAAGTGGTTTAGATCCTTCAATGACTAGGGCAATGATAAATACACTTAAAGATATTAGTGAAGAAAAAACCATAGTTATTTCTAGCCACAATATGGATTTAATATATGAATTATGTGATTATGTATATGTACTAAGTGAAGGTGAAGTTATAGGAAATGGATTAGTTGAAGAAGTATTTTGTAATGAAAAGGTTATTAAAAAAGCAGGGTTAAACCAGCCTTGGCTTGTAAAAGTCCATAGAAAATTGAATATTCCTTTATTTAAACATGAAGAAGAATTCTTTAACTATTGGAAAGAAAATATACAGGAAGGTGATTACTAG